A window of Lepidochelys kempii isolate rLepKem1 chromosome 1, rLepKem1.hap2, whole genome shotgun sequence contains these coding sequences:
- the FGF6 gene encoding fibroblast growth factor 6 yields MAIAQRLLITMSCEASVHWTLPAFVLLGFLAGIVSSYPVVSRTNGTLLERGWESLLSRSIAGMSGEKSDVNWESDYLLGIKRQRRLYCNVGIGFHLQILPDGRISGVHNENQYSLLEISTVERGVVSLFGVKSALFVAMNNKGRLYGTAIFQDECKFKETLLPNNYNAYESSAYQGAYIALSKHGRVKKGNKVSPAMTVTHFLPRI; encoded by the exons ATGGCCATTGCACAAAGACTTCTCATCACTATGTCCTGTGAAGCCAGCGTTCACTGGACGTTGCCTGCTTTTGTTCTCTTGGGTTTTCTGGCTGGGATTGTTTCATCGTATCCAGTTGTAAGCAGAACTAATGGCACATTGCTGGAGAGAGGATGGGAGTCTCTGTTGTCCAGGTCCATTGCTGGGATGTCAGGAGAGAAATCAGATGTGAACTGGGAGAGTGACTATTTGCTAGGAATCAAGAGGCAGCGGAGGCTTTACTGCAATGTGGGCATCGGGTTTCACCTTCAAATCCTCCCAGATGGAAGGATAAGCGGTGTTCATAATGAAAACCAATACA gTCTTTTAGAAATATCAACTGTGGAGCGAGGTGTTGTTAGCCTGTTTGGGGTGAAAAGTGCTCTCTTTGTAGCAATGAACAACAAAGGGAGGTTATATGGAACG gCAATTTTTCAGGATGAATGCAAATTCAAAGAAACCCTGCTGCCCAATAACTACAATGCATATGAATCTAGTGCTTACCAAGGGGCTTACATAGCGCTCAGCAAACACGGGAGGgtgaaaaaaggaaacaaagtctCTCCTGCGATGACAGTGACACATTTTTTGCCCAGAATATGA